The Rosa rugosa chromosome 3, drRosRugo1.1, whole genome shotgun sequence sequence ACTTCCCAGCTTTTACACATGCAGATATTAGAGTATTATAGGTGAGCCTATCAGGCTTGAACCCTAGACGTATTAATTCGTTGTGCATGTCTATCGCACCCTGAGGAAGGCCTGAATTAATACATCCCTGAAAATCAAAAGCAGCAAACCCTTAAGCAACAACATCAAATTAGACTTGCAAGTTTACGATAATCCATGTGCAAAATAACTGTATCTGTCTTTCAAAGCTCAGTTCTTGAAAAGGGAAGAAACAACTAAAACTTTCGTTTGTGCAAGTCTCTTAAAGAATTACATATAGGTGAGTGCAGAACCTTCATTAATAAGTTGTAGACTCTGAGCGAAAGACTGCCACCTTCTCGAAGCAGAAAACCATACCGTGCAAGAAGTCCATTAGCTCGGCGTAAATCTCCTGCACTACAGCAACATGCAAGCAGCACATGCACATTAATGAGAACATAAAAACAGAGCATACCGAGTAATCAAgccaaaaaaatcaaattagGTACTACAGTTGGCTGTTCTAGAATCACAACATTGCAATGTGCGCATTGTAATTTGCATTTCTAACCTGCTTCAACCAAAGCATTCAGCAGTCCAAAAATAAGAGGTGCTGACAACTTTGGACTTCCCACAGCAACACCGCTTTCAACGGATTCAAGCACTTCAAATGCCTCATCGATTCTCCTCGCCCCGCCCAATCCCTTTATAACAAAACACATTATCAAATCCATGGCATCCAAATTCAAAAAAAGAGAAATAGTACCTTCAAAAGGGTAGCATATGTGACAGTATCAACGCCACAGCTCCCCGGCTTAGACATTTCGTCGAACACCTTAAGTGCAGAGTCGATGTCGCCGCAATGGACACACGCCTCCACCACCGCGTTCATCACTATCGTGTTCAGCTTCCCGTACCGTTCTCTAGCGATCTCTATCTCCTCCATTatctacacaaaacaaaatcatcaaaattgagaagaagaagaagaagaaaatgtccgaacaaaaaaaaaaaagaggaggaggaggaccgGACCTGGTGGAGCTGTCGTCGGCGAGTGAGTTGAACGACGCGGGAGGTGAGTCGCTTGAGGTTGGATTTGCGGGGAGAGGCGGTGATGATGCGACGGCGTCGTATCGGAAAATAGGAACAGGCGGCGAAGGAGGGCGAGAAGGCTTGCATTGTTTATGGTGAAAAAGAGTGAGAGAGCTACCCATCGGCCATCTACGGATAATGTCTGTCTGTCTCAGACGGAGAAGCCGTTTGGCGGGTAAAGTAGAGGTCTGCTGGACTCTTATGGGCTTCTGCTGCCATACAGGCCCAATGATCTTTTCTCTCACTAAGGCCCGGCCCAAGCATGATAtaacttcaaattcacttttGCGATTATTGCAACCCCAATCTCTGCGGGTGGTACTTCTTCCTTTGTTCAGAGTTCGTTTTATCAGCCTAAGAACCACGTTATGTCGCACTATCGAACTACTTGTCTTGGTTACGTATCTCTGCTTCTTACTATCGAGTATATGTGTTTttcgtttgtttgttttttgcgATTGACTACTTATATCAAATGTGCGATCATGATAATACATCATATGAGCGGTAACAGAAAAATGATTTGCATGTTCTTTTTGAAATCCTCATATTTTTGCTTTACTTTTCTCTTTAAATTTCAACTTGTCATGTATGTACCGTGAAAACTATAACATAAATAGGTGTGATAAGACAACATTTCCTATCCACCATAGACATAATGCAATTGAGTTGAAAAACACTATCAATATCGTACAAAACGAGGTGGACATGGAGACCAATCCCTTCAAACAAAAAGGCACTTTTTTAAATAGTTGAAAACATATGCGCGCATGTCAGGCAAGCAACTAAGTATGAGTGTATGACCTTGTTTTTTCCCTGCGAAAGTGATATTCTCATTGCAAAAAACCATGCCGGTTGATGAACTTCCCCACCATCTTCTTCATACTTTGATACTAAAGTGACGTTATAAGTGAATCAACTCCAAAATTTCTTCAAATGTACGACTTACTTAAGACAACATGCGACATTTATAATCACAATTCCGTATAAcgttaaaaatgaaaaaatcatgaaatagtATAAATTTGTTGTAAACATAATTGACGAACCTTGTTACCCTACCTGAACCCGTCCACATGCATTCAAGTCATCATTCACGTCTTTGTTTATGATTCATGGTAGAATAAACAACACATCAGAGTCAACTTTTTGAGCTTCATGCTCAGAATTTCTAAAGCGAACACCTCCCACTTTTCACACTTTGACGGCAACTATAAAATGAAATGGGTGGAGCTCGAATGAAGGTAGCTGCAATAGTAGAAGATGAAGCTTCATTTGTCCATTCGTTTAAATAATTTGATTTGGATAAGCAGTGCCTTTGAAATTAACCAAGATGTTCAAACTGACCCCAATAGCCTGCAAAAACAGCTCAGGGAATTCTGGAAAAGGGATCAGATTTCTTCTGGAACACGAGAAAACGACATAACACttcatttcaattttattttatttttttgtggtGGGCAAACAAATTCTTGgcttcttttgtgttttttttttcccaaagaCCATGTGCTGCATTCATttctcattttggttttggtccTTTCAATCAGTTTCAAAAATTGCATGGTTTTATTTACAATATTTTTAGATTCATGATGATGTATATTAAAGTTTTGAGTAGATATATCAGATTGTTTAACAAACAAAATTTATGAATAATTAGACCCTCACACATGAAGACGGCAGGTGCATGGAAATTTCAATGACACAGAAATAGACGTAACTATTGTGGTCCTAACTTATCACTCAAATGGTGTTGATATAATTTGaatgaattaaatttgataATGAAATTTCGGACTTATCTTCAACACTTCAAAAAATAACGCTTTAATAATTTTGGTCCACAAAAGCCTTGAAAATGAAAACACTAATTTTTAATACGCAAATCGTGTAGCTAGTAGCCTAGCAATACATGGTCCTACATTTTGTTGCTGCAACCAAGAAAGAAATTAGTTAGAAATTAGAAGGTGGAGGTACTATTAAAATTCTTATGTGCataaccatttttttttctttagattTTCGACCATTTAATTATTCATGTAAAATACTACTCAAATCAAatagttaaattgttcaattgTAATTACAAAACGATATTATATATAATGTGTGGTTTTGCACACTTCTTTTTATGCAGTCAAATGCATCTCTCTATTTCTATTACTTccaattaatttaaaattttagttcttcatttaaaaaatagcGACATAATTATTTAATTAGTTCGGTAAGATAGAGGGTATGAATATGATCAGCAAAAAACATCTTCGCCTTtaattttaaataaaatatatcgACTATCAACTTGACTTGTATCTATACACTCGTATTCATGATATCATATCATAACTtccgtaaaaaaaaaataataataaataaataaagatgaTAGTATGATACTTGTCAATCCAGATTAACATACTAAACTATTTGACAATACAATCTATATAAGATGCTCATCACCTAAGCAAAAACACCACAATTGCTTggtctctaaccctaatcataCCACAATGGAGGTGGGCCAAAAACCATTATCATGGGGCACACACGATTAAAGTAACGTGATCGTAAGTCTTTCTCTATATCTCCATGAAGTTCATTTTCGATTCATCAATTCTTCTTACTTCTTCTACCCCACAACTTTTATATCATCACTTTCCCCACATCATGCACCACTCTGCTTCAATTGGATCTAACCCCAACCAACCCAATGGAGCTGCCCCTTATTTAAATTCACCCCAAACTCCTCCAACCCTTTGTAGTTTGTATCCCTTGAACAAGGTATTCAtctctgttaaaaaaaaaaaaacaatcccACCGCATTCCACTAAATCTTCGTCTTCTTGCTCCAATTGTTTAATCCCACACAAGTCTTTTTCTCTCGGATCCGCCGGTGTATATGTGTTCTACTTCTTTTCATCTAAAACCCACCTTATATTCCGCGTTCTAGATGCATACGCCATTAGAATAAATCCACTCCAAAGTGACCCAATTACCATAAACAACTCCACTTCCTTTGACGACCCAATAATTCTCCCTACCTTTCTCCGCAAAGTGAATCTTTGCTTCGTCATCTACATGATCTCTTTCCTCTCTTTCTCACTATATATACCAAACACTCAATAGAATGCTCAACACAGGCACAAAAGTACTACTACTCTAACTCCCCGAGTCAAATCGTCAAACACTTGTGTGCACTCTGAAATCTCTAGCTGCTTAAGCTTTCACAGCCTTTTCTCCATCTGGGTAGTTGTGATATAGTGGAAGAATAGCTTCTATGTCCATGGGTTTTTCAACAATGGCAGCTCTGACTTCCTCTGCATCAACCCCAGAAACTGAGAATTCTGACGTAGAAAGGAGCACAAGCAGAAGCAACAAATCTGAGccattgattcctggacttccAGACGAGGTGGCCGAGCTGTGTCTTGTTTACCTTCCGTATCCGTACCAAGCTTTGGTGCGTTCGGTCTCTGCTTCGTGGAGGAGAGCCATTTCTGACCCGGCTTTTCTTCACTGCAAGAAGTCACTTTCGCTCCCGCTGCCTTATCTTTTCGTTTTCGCCTTCAACAAATCGACGGCCAGGATTCAGTGGCAAGCGCTCGACCCTCGATCGGGCCGTTGGTTTGTCCTACCTCCGATGCCGGGGCATTATTCCAAGCTCGCGAGTCCACCGGGGTTAGCGTGTGCCTCCTTGCCACGTCAGGGGATGCTTGTCGTGTTGGGTGGATCGGACGCGGAATCGTCTATGCGGTCCACTATTGTATACCGTACATCTAGCAATCAGTGGTCCAGCATGGCTCCCATGCCGACCGCCCGATCGTATTTTGACTCGGGAAGCATCAATAATAAGATCATAGCGGTCGGAGGTAGTGGGACCCACGAGAATGACTCGATCAAGGCCGTTGAGTGTTATAACCCTGAAAATGACACATGGGCGACACTGGCCACGATGCCAGCTGGACTTGCCAAGTATGACTCCCACGTGGTGGGGGATAAGATGTACGTCACCGAGGGGTGGACGTGGCCCTTCATGTTCTCGCCACGCGGCCTGGTCTACGACTCGAAAACAGACGCGTGGCGAGAGATGAGTCCTGGGATGAGGGAAGGGTGGACAGGTGTCAGCGTGGTCGTGGGCAACAAGTTATTAGTGATCTCGGAGTATGGAGATTGTCCGATGAAGGTTTATGACCATGATAAGGATACATGGCGGTACGTCGGCGGGGACAAGTTCCCGTGCGACTCACTTAGACGGCCTTTCGCTGTGAGCGCGGTGGAGGGGAGCATATATGTGGTGGCATGTGGGCTGAATGTGGGAATAGGAAGGCTGTCTGAATCAGAAGCAGAAAAGGGTGAGCTACAAGTTGAGTGGCAGGTTCTGCCAGCTCCAAGTGCTTTTAGGGGTTTTTCTCCTTCTAGTTGTGAAGTGCTTTATGCCTGAATGTATCGAATAATTGATTCTCAGTCAATTATGTTCCTGTTTTTGGCTTGGTTAGGCATTTCTATATTCGTCTCTACAGCTACTCCTGTTTCCACAATTGATTGAAACAACTCACGCTCCAACCTTTAAATCTTTAATCATCTCTTGGTGGGTTATCAAATCATTCATGATCTTATCCAAATCTTGCAGAATATTTTTCATTGGTACGAATTGATTTTATTTCTAGTCATAGTGGTGCTCAATTATGGTAATAAAACTGACGATAATCATTAGTTAGATTGGGTGGAGATCGAAATCGGTTTGCTCCTTTACTCATAACCTAGATCACATAACATTATAAAATGACCAATGAGTTGTTGAGGGTTTGAATCTTTCATGCTTTCACTATTGCATAGAAAATTCAAACCCAAAATCGTTAAATAAGTCCCAAAGCTTCTTGCATATATTTTCAAATTAAGGGAAAGTTAGATAATAAATGAGATTTTCGCTCAATTCTCTCTATATTTCGACAAATCTTGATCCAACGGTTAAAAATTGTTAGGTTTGGTGCCTATCTCTCCTTGGTGGAGATATTTTGCATAGCATGAATGCATGGTATTAATGGTTTGTGTATTCAAGGTGACAACTATGCATGGTCAAGTGCATGTATTGAGTATAAATGCATGGTCAAATTGATGCATTGGGAAGAAATGCATAGTTACATTCATGTTTTGACCTTTTAGTCTTCCTAAGGAGTTAATGTGGGAGATGGGTGGTTGATTCATGAAGGAGCATTGATGAAGTGAGTCTAGAGACTTCTATCAATGGTATAAATAGATGAAGCTTGTGTGGAGGCAAGCAATGAGAGATCAAGAGCAACTCTAAGGGTCTTCGTGTATAGAACCAAAGTGAGTTGTGTTCAAGAGTGTGAATAGTTCTTGGGATAGAGTGATCTTCTAGGTTGAGAGAGTGTGTACAAGGGCTTGGGTTGGGCATAAACTTGAGAGATGTAATCTTGTACTTATGTAATTCTCTCATTAATGAAAATGAAACTCTCCAATGACGTAAGCAAGGATATTGTCTGAACCTTGTCAAAATCTTGTTGTCTTCTTGACTTGgttatttcttctttctatctCTACTTCTAGTACTTGTGTGGCGGAGGGATTAATTTCCCTAAcaagaataataataaaaggGCCCTTGACCAATAGCACTAAAATGAgctaaaattatctcacttactccAGCAGCAGATTTTTgttctcactaacccaatttaacatCAAATGACCGTTTTGCCCTTAACCTAATTAACAAACTACGtcatgcctctctctctctctctctccgatctcTCTCCTCCGACACCATCCTCCCCACGCTCCTCCCATCCAACGCTCTCCGCCTTTCCACCGacccctccctccctccttcCTCGTTGGACCACTTCAAGCTAATTCTCCAATCTCCACAGCTCATTCGACGTCTGTGACACCAACCTCCATATAAATCGACGTATGCGACTCCGATCTCCTCCCCAATGACATCGTTTGCTTCGGGTATATAGTCCTCTTAACCACGTCGACAAGCTTCCTGTAGTCGAGAATATCTTGTGCAcgctgtttgaacccaaaatgagcattttggcctgacaatgaGTGTCTTGaaaaaattgagccaatgtcagtggctcatgctatatattgtcgacaagttcgaaatatattatttagaggctaaataaagcctactatggaaaaTTATgtgagctgcaagaaaaggaaatgatggaagcatggaaatgaaaagtcaactttagcacattttcctacttcggctaggagaaaccgagctaaacaaggaaggaatgGCCGCaaactaaccaaacgaaatccaaatgagctaaaactttccagattaattctagacatcccaaggatcatttcttataaggagt is a genomic window containing:
- the LOC133738707 gene encoding F-box protein AFR yields the protein MSMGFSTMAALTSSASTPETENSDVERSTSRSNKSEPLIPGLPDEVAELCLVYLPYPYQALVRSVSASWRRAISDPAFLHCKKSLSLPLPYLFVFAFNKSTARIQWQALDPRSGRWFVLPPMPGHYSKLASPPGLACASLPRQGMLVVLGGSDAESSMRSTIVYRTSSNQWSSMAPMPTARSYFDSGSINNKIIAVGGSGTHENDSIKAVECYNPENDTWATLATMPAGLAKYDSHVVGDKMYVTEGWTWPFMFSPRGLVYDSKTDAWREMSPGMREGWTGVSVVVGNKLLVISEYGDCPMKVYDHDKDTWRYVGGDKFPCDSLRRPFAVSAVEGSIYVVACGLNVGIGRLSESEAEKGELQVEWQVLPAPSAFRGFSPSSCEVLYA